A region from the Acinonyx jubatus isolate Ajub_Pintada_27869175 chromosome C2, VMU_Ajub_asm_v1.0, whole genome shotgun sequence genome encodes:
- the CLDN17 gene encoding claudin-17 — translation MAFYPLQIAGLVLGFLGMVGTLATTLLPQWRVSAFVGSNIIVFERLWEGLWMNCVRQAKVRLQCKFYSSLLALPPVLEAARALMCVAVALSLIALLLGICGMKHIRCTGSNERAKAYLLGTSGALFILTGLFVLIPVCWTANIIIRDFYDPAIHVGQKRELGAALFLGWASTAIVFIGGGLLCGVCCCNRKKPRHRYPAPGYCVPHAEKRRNVTSTSYV, via the coding sequence ATGGCATTCTATCCCCTGCAGATTGCTGGTCTGGTTCTTGGCTTCCTTGGCATGGTCGGGACTCTTGCCACAACCCTCCTGCCCCAGTGGAGGGTATCGGCTTTCGTTGGCAGCAACATCATCGTTTTTGAAAGGCTCTGGGAAGGGCTCTGGATGAACTGCGTCCGACAAGCCAAGGTCCGGCTGCAGTGCAAGTTCTACAGCTCTTTGTTGGCTCTCCCACCTGTCCTAGAGGCAGCCAGGGCCCTCATGTGTGTCGCCGTCGCTCTCTCGCTCATCGCTCTGCTTCTTGGCATCTGCGGCATGAAGCACATCCGGTGCACAGGCTCCAACGAGAGGGCCAAAGCGTACCTTCTGGGGACCTCCGGGGCCCTCTTCATCCTGACCGGCCTCTTCGTTCTGATTCCTGTGTGCTGGACGGCCAACATCATCATCAGGGATTTCTACGACCCAGCCATCCACGTGGGGCAGAAACGAGAACTGGGAGCAGCCCTCTTCCTCGGCTGGGCCAGCACCGCCATCGTCTTCATCGGAGGTGGTTTGCTCTGCGGGGTCTGCTGTTGCAACAGAAAGAAGCCGAGACACCGATACCCAGCCCCGGGATACTGCGTGCCCCACGCGGAGAAGCGGAGGAACGTGACCTCCACCAGCTATGTCTAG